In Eubalaena glacialis isolate mEubGla1 chromosome 4, mEubGla1.1.hap2.+ XY, whole genome shotgun sequence, the genomic window AAGTTCCAAGCAATAATGCTGCTGTTACAGTGCACAAGAATATGGTTATTATCTCATCCGGCCCCCACAATTCTGGGGAAATTACAAGGATTATTACACCTGTAAAATTCAACCTAAGGCTTCTGCTGGGCAATATTATTTTGAAGAGCTACTTTTTCAAATATAACCTCAACAGTTTTCCCAAGTCACAGGAGATGGGGGTCTCGAAAACATTATACATTAAGTCACTTTACAAGTGAGCAACCACTTAACTGCAAAATCATAATGGGCACCAAATTACCTTTGGCTGATTTGGGCTAATGTCCCTGTCAGATTTATGGATAAGaaaatgactatttttaaaatctgtaatccACTTGTCTTTATAATGTAGACTGGCATCTAATCTGAGTAAAATGACCATTTCTTTTACAGAAATGATCAAGAGTGGAACATCTAAAATTCAGCAGACCTTAACAGGGGATTTTTATGGAAATGTAACCAAAACTTATACATTAGCTCCAGCCAACATTACCATGCTACAGTGTACAGCTGAGAGTACAATTAGCTCATTATTAAATTACTCATCtgttggttaaaaaaataacacaaacttaagtattttttttaaattcattctcacaattttgtgaaTACTTTCTGACAAAGGCCTTAAACAGTGTCTGAGGGCACATTTATGAAACAACCGCCtctaaaataaaatggacaattttGAGCTTTTAAACTAACTGATTTTTCAAGAGCTCCTAACATCATTTGGGGAGATGGCAAACAGAGAACTGTATCTTAATTGAAATAAGGCATTTCAGTTATCAAGACTGAGGAACAGTTCTAAGTTATCTATATTCAGTGGTGGGAAAATGCTATGTAAAGAAATCCTTATTTTATACTAGAGTTGCACAATTCAAATTCACCTATAAAATAGTGTGAGATGTGCCTTACTATAAGAGCATGTAAGCCCTCCTACCCCCTCCcaaaaaaaggaatattaaatCACTTAAAATCCAATTGCTCACCGTTCACCCCAAAATTACTGAGATCAACTAATGCAGATTTACTGTACTTGCaaagttttcctttctttaaaaaaaaaaggttgttcaCGCATATAATTCTTATACCAGAAGGTTAGAGGCAAATGATTTCAAAAATTGATGTCTGATATTTCTAGAATAATTATCTAAACCACAAACTATTCTTAATTTATGTGGCAGTTCAAATATTTCATCAAATTTTCCCATAGTAAACAAGATATTAAAATCTCTTCATCAAAAGGTTGCAGAGCAACCATTTATATCCAAATCACCTTTTTCAATGGTGAAATTAAATATACAACCTAGTAAAATGAGTAaggatatcttttaaaaaattaaacttcaaTTATTTAACCAGAAAGTAAGTCTaatgcttttttgtttatttactatTCTTCATTACAAGTTTTTTACTGAGTAAAGATGAAATAAACCTAATGTGACTGTTTGCAATGATGACTCCTTAAATACCCCTACATCAACCCTCAGAATAAAATGTTAACACAAAAATCCAAGTGATCATTAAACTCACAGGTAAACTGAGTTTTTCTCAAACCAATAAGGAGCTTTTTATTCAGAACAATTTCATTAAGACATTTGCAGGGCAAATATGCCATCATAAATTTTATTCTGAATAACAGTAAAGTGCTGAATGATAATTACCTGAATCTTTTTTAGtacttttcacttattttttcttaagttaaAAGAGCCCTTTCTGTGGCATTagcaaagctgttaaaaaatatccaaaaaaaaaaacaaagaaagaagggagggagggagggaggcaagaaagaaaagaaaggaagagagaaagagaaagaaaaagaaagagaaaagaaaagctaatTTTCAGTAAGGGAAGAGGAAGCACTGCAACCTTTTGTGTTTAATTAGGGTGACAAATAATTGAGACCAAAGTAATTCATGCAAGTTATCTTCAAAGGTATACTTAAGCTTGAAGAAAGAAGGAACACTGTTACTGACCTTTGATACTATGGCAGTAAATTGCATACTAAAAATACCTTAATTATCCTAGATGCCTAGATCTGGCTTGGCAAGCATCATGCCACTGACATGCTTCAgctcttttttgtaaataaaagtgaTTTGCAGTTCAATTACTGAATATTTCAGTGTGACTCATTAAGCTGTGTGATAAACTTTGAGGTTAAATTTAAGCAAATTCTCTACACCTAATCACATCATCAGCACAAGCAGGACAATGCTGGCGCAGCATGAAAGGTGGGTCACTTTATAAAGATTCTTCCTTTTACTGCATGATATATTAAGACGACAGACCTAAATTTCAGCTGGGTTAATGAGTTAGAATAGCTTTGTTTCCCAAATTTAGCACACAATAATTTCAGTGGATTAGAGAAAGAAACCtcagatgtaaagaaaaaaacaacaaaaaagcttgAGCTCTGGTAGCTAACCTGTAGCTCTAAAAATTGTCATGCTACAAGAGTACTTTCATAAAATGAACTTTGTAACATACTTAACAGTGTTTCAGAGTTGAAGTTGACCAACTGCTGCATAGAAAATATGCTAACATACAACAGTCAAGTTGAAGCCAGTGCATAGAGAAGATAAAGCACTTATGGTAACTGCACATGGTAACAAGTCCATAAAGTTTGTACAACCTAACATGGATCCATAAGGGGAAAGAAATTGATAAGTAGAAATGGTTAAGTTAAAAAAGAGGTGGAAACGGGAGAAGCtcggagaagagaaggaagaagcacAAAAAAGACCTTCAATTGTATAAAATTCACAAACCAGAAAAGTATAAAGACACCACTGAAAAATGGTTAACTCTGTCCCAAACACCCAACAGCAAACAAAACCAGAATGGATAAGCCTTTGGCAGACAATTTTAGAAATCTGAATATGAGATTACATTTCTCAATAATTCACAAACAATATATTATAtggtatatttatattaaatactgGGAAACCAATCCTGTAAATTTGATGCTTACAATGCTTTAGCCAATGAGAGCACGATGAAATCAAGCTAAATGAATGCTGGTGTTACCACAACAGTGCTCATTTATGAAACAACTGTTACCAATTCGTGCTTCAACAGTCAAATTATCATCTATGAAGTGAAACGAAGGTCTCTAGCTTTTCTGGGATATGCCCTTTATAGTATATTCTATGATTCACTATGACACGAGCAGCAAGACACTGCAATGTGGTATGATTTATAGGCTGGATCAAATTTTTAGCTATTTCCTTCTCGTCCAGCAAGTCACTAGCAGTTTGTTTGTGCAAGTTTGTGGCATCAAAATGTGCACCTGATTTAATAAGGAGATTCATGATGTCTGGATGGTTGTTCAGAGCAGCGATATGGAGGGGACTGTTGTCATCCGAGTCTCTGACGTTCACATCAGCACCACATTCTATCAGTATCGCAGTAACTTGCAGAGATGGAAATTTACAAACAGGGTACCGCCCTACACAGGTAGTATTCTTGTccacagccagatgaagagggcTGAAGTTATTCTTTCCCCTTGGATGCAGCTTAAGAAACCTGTATATAGTTTGCTTTTTGAAATGATCCTGTTCTAGAGTACAAGGAACTTTTTCTAATAAGCAAATCAAGTGCAAAATAATGGAAAGAGCCTTATTTAACTGTAATGGGTCTGCTGGACACTGAGTTTGTTTGATCGCTCGCTCTATTTCAAGGACACTTTTGCACAGTATTCCCATAAGATCATCAAATGTAACAGTGGTGCCCAGCAGACCTTTAGCCCTATCCTGTAGCATAAAAGAGAACAGTTCTGCAAAAGATAATAAGCTGCTGGCGGTCATCGGGCTTAGAGGGTCCAAATTGTTCTGCTGCATATCCAAAGCATACTTCCATAGGTTGATGCATCGTTTGAAATTTCCAGAGTCTGCATAGACAGCGCCTCTATATCTAATATAGTAAGAGGTGTCAGGATGAGAAGGACCGAGAATACGTTCTCTAATTAATAGTGCCTGCATTCTCATCTCATCAGGATCAGCAATAAGACCTTCTAGCTCTTCTGCACTGTTTACCTCCTTGGCATAATCATAAGCCATTATTAGTGTCTGCGGTACTGGTTTGCTAATTATATTAGTCCTATCACTGTACCTCATGTTCATTGCCTTTTTCCAGTATTTCAAAGCCCCAAGGAGATCTCTTTTTTTGTCTACAAATGTAGCTCCCAGAAGCTCTAGAGCATTGATCCTTTCTGTCTTGCTGGTCTGTGCATGGTGAGTCAGGAAATCCACAATATTTGTGTGACCAGTCACACTTGCTGAGAGAAGGGGAGTCATTCCATAACCATCCTTTTCCATCTTGGCACAATACATAAGAAGCATCTTCATGATGTCCAAACTTCCAGATTCTGCGCAATCATGCAATGCAGTATTACcttaaggaggaggaaaaaaagagataacatATTTGAGGGACCAGGATACAATGTAATACATATGTATACTTTAGAATCTAAAGAAAAGCAGGCAGCTCCAAGCCGCCCTCAATGGGACATACTTTAATTtgattacaaataagaaaaaatgatcCCCAGCACCTAAAACTAATGTCTGACACacagcagggggaaaaaaaatattggttAAATTCTTTGAATAAACGAAATGACAAAATTAggcatgaaaagatattcaaagtcactaaatgaaattcaaaattaatcCACGGCCTCTTGATATTTTTCAATAATGTTTTCAAGTGTATATTCTACAACTAAAAACTGATGAAATGAAATTAACCAGCTATTTATAGTTTTGCTGACAGTCACTTAACTTTCTGGGTCAGACTCCacatttataaataagaaatctAGTCTGTAATACCTAAGAGTCTCCAATTTGATTCTAAGagtcagaaattattttttcagtatttctgaTTGCCAAGTGAACCTCAGCTGTTTCAGTCAAAAATCTTGGTAACAAAGTACAACACTTTCTTCAAAAAACTCACGTAAGAAAAACAAGTCCACTGAAACCTAAAAAACATGTGGGTGGTTCAACATGAACTTTAAAAGGAGACATCTGAGGTGTCCTTTCATAATGGATTATTTCCCactgtaatttaattttcttaaacattCTTTTTAGATGTACTAAATGTTCTAACACCGTCCGATTCTTCCCACACATGGATTAAAACTGACAATAGACACTGGCACATTAGTAAAAGCCTGTATGGATGGAACATACTAAGACATAACCACTCAAGTTATTTTAGCTACCTAAATTTAATATAAACATTCTACTAATGATCAAAACAGAAATTATCATGCAGACCTTTGATATTTACATACAATGTTTACAGAAAATTTCAACAGTCTTTTTAGGCATGTGTGTGAAAAATAACTAATATAGCTGGCTGAGACAGCTATCTTTAGAAAGACCTGCTTGCAAGGATGGCCCTGGGCTGGCATCTGGAATGTTGTCGGGTAGACAGTTCCAAGATAAAAAACTTTCCCTAAATGATAAGGGTGGCTTTTATGCTGActacctgctttccttctgggactctggAATTTTGCATATGTGCTCAGCAGAGGGTGCCTATGTGACCAGTGCCCAATAAAAACCTGGACATTGAGTCTCTAACCATTCTCTAATCAACCAAAATGGGTTTCCCCGGGCAGGAATATTGCACATATGCATTTATGTTGCTAGGGGAAGACTGCTCTTTGTGACCTCTCACAGGAAGGAGAGAGCATAAAAAAGCCTGCACAAAGATTCCTCTAGACCCCAACTGTGCCTTTCCTCTCATGATCCAGGTACATGTCCTTATTATATCACTGTAATAAATCTTAGCCATGAGTACAACTGTATGCTAAGTTACCTGCAAACATTGGGGTGGCCTTGAGGACCCCTGACACAGGATGTGTACTAGAAAGTTGTTTAAACCTGAATACTTCACGTAACAGATCTacagataaaattcaaaaaagcacAAGTTGTAATACATTAGGACTTTAAATCTCTTCACAAGTTTATCCTGTTTATTAGTCTTCCATGATATCTATAGGGATTATATTAAAACATCTGGATATGTTAATTGTGACCCAGGATTCCAATGGTCTACAATGGAAGGGTGTCTGATAGAATGTTTTAGCAATGTGTATGGTAACCAACCACTAAGAGAGCCCAGAACTTCTGACTACTAATGTTCATTTGctcaaaataatttcaattaaACATGACTACtactaagtatatttttaaaactcttttgaaTTAAGGATCCCTAATATTCCCATTTTCTCTAAGAAATAGAcaatataatagaaatataaagagAAGGCTTAGATGGCATTCTTCTCTATTCAGAataataaaatcaagaaaaagaatgCAGCAAAAGCCAGTCTTTTAAGTAACTGAATTGACGTATTGGAAAAatgcagaatatatatattctgaatacaccATATACTGAaaaaatgttgttttgttttgtttttttaaaggaataagagACTCTCACATCTAGTATTGGCAGAGGTAACATGATCACCCTCCCACTAAGAACCAGAAAAgctgaaaaatgcattttaaaaaaatctgtatgaCCACCTGTAAGAGCTCACAGGGAGACAACAtccaggagaataaagaaaattagtTAAGTAACATCCAGAATTTGGGGAAGCTTTCCCCAGTGACCTCTACTGATTCTGGAATAGGCAGCTAAAAAACTGGGCAGAGCTTTTGACCTTTCAGGGCTAGAAGAGAAAACCGGAGTCCAAAGCCCATTAAGAAATCCCTATACACTTTAGGTTATAGCTCTGAAGGGCTGCTCTCTAGGAGTTAAGGTGAAGTGCAAAGAAACCAGCGTACACAGGCActgaaatgcaagttaaaatcatcTTGATATTGAATTAAAGTAATCCAGAACTGCTAGTATATATGTAATCAAAAGCCAGAAGCAAATACAAATACTATTTAGATGAAGATATTATCATACTAGagctcaaattatttttatatattcttcataTATAATGTTTGGTATCCAATCAAAAATAATggacagaagagaaaacaaggaACCGCAACACAAAAAGCAAGGATAAGAGctaagagagggcttccctggtggcgcagtggttgagaatctgcctgccaatgcagggggcacgggttcaagccctggtctgggaagatcccacatgccacggagcaactgggcccgtgagccacaattcctgagcctgcgcgtctggagcctgtgctccacaacaagagaggccgcgatagtgagaggccggcgcaccgcgatgaagagtggcccccgcttgccacaactagagaaagccctcacacagaaacgaagacccagcacagccataaataaataaataaacaaatactttgggAAGATGGagttatgaagttgcctgaaaaatggcagaaggtagtggaacaaaacagtgaatacattgttcaataaagttctttcttaaaaaaaaaaaaaaaaaaaaaaaaaaaaaagagctaagagAAAAGCCCAACAGAAGATCTAGATAATACAGTTATCAGACACAGactttaaagtaataattatgCTTAGAGtattcagatatttaaaaaaaaatttgagaattaGATAGAAAACTGTAAActacaaaaaagaaccaaacggacattctagaactgaaaagctCAATGGGTGGCTTTAAAAGTAGACTACACACAGCTGAATAGAGAATTAGTGAACTAGAAAATTAAGTCAGATGAAAATACATAGAAAGAAGcatgaaagtgaaaggatggaaaaacagAAGACtataagagacagagaaaacGATGTCAGAAGGGATAACATGCTTAAAACCAGAATTATAGACTAAGAAAATAGGCCCAAagcaatatttaaagagataaagtTTGAGAATTTTCTGAAGCTGATGAAAGATTAACCATAAATTTAATAAGTtttataaacaacaaggataGACAAAAAGAAAGCCACACTGAGGCACTCTACAGCAGAACCGTTAAAAACtaaggacaaagagaaaaatcttaaaaccaaAGAATAGGTGGAAATGACCTGCAAAAGAACAACAATTAGACTGACAGCAAAGTTCTAATCAGAAACAAGAGAAGCCTTAAAGcactaaaggaaaataaatgccaGCTTAGAATTCTGTGAAGTAAAGGACCGTTTCAggtgagaaagaaaagatgagcCACATGGAAGCCTGGAAAGGAGAGCATCAACATTGACAGAAAGGGTAAATTTGTGAgatatctaaataaatattgatgttaaaaataatatcttgTAACAGGGTTTGAAACACATATAGAAGAAAAATGCTTGACAGCAATAGCATAAAAGTAAGGAGGGTAACTGGAGTTGAAGTATTCTAAGATTTCTGCCTTGCTTGGAAAGAggtaaaattagaaatttatgtTAGCCTTTGATAAGTCAAAGTAGTACTATCTAGAGTAACCACTAAAATAAAAGAGGGTATGCATGCATATAATTACTATATATTCTCTAAtatagagaaaaaatgaaaaataatccaaacaaagacagaaacaaagcaaaacaggtAGACAAATAAAAATCAGTAAGTAGCTAGGAGATTAAAGCCCAAATATATAAGTAGTTACATTAAATACAAGCAAACTAAATGTtccattaaaagacaaaaactgtcagactgaaaatacaaacacatagaacTCAACtacatgctgcttacaagagaaataccttaaatgtaaggATAGAAAAAGGTTGaagtgaaaagatgaaaaagtatatatactttATGCAAAAATTAACCGTAAGAAAGCTGTCTGATAGTAAAATATCAGattaagtagactttaaaacaaaatgcatGATTAcagataaacattttataatgacataaaattcaaaacaacagaaagatataattctaaatttgttttcacataaaaacagcaaaataaataaagcaaaaatcaacagaaCTACAAGGAAAATCAGATAAATCCACTCATAATACATTTGAACACACCTTTTTCAGTTTAGAAGACCAAAACCAATAAGGatattgaaaattaaatgaacactatagaatttaatttttttctaaggaCACACGGAGCATATACAAATGCTGActacattctgggccataaaatgaGACTCACACAAATAAATGTCAAGGGACTGAAATCACTGAATATGTTCTAAGTCCACAACACAAgttagattaaaaacaaacaagcgaaaaaaaaaaaaaaaccctagaaaaatctccacatatttgaaatttaaaaatatacttctaaaatagcccatgggtcaaagaaggaaTCCCAatggaaagtagaaaatatttttagctggatgataataaaaatgttaaataaaaaatcttGTGGGATATGGCTAAAACTATGCTTAAATGTACATTAGAAAAGAATGGCTTCTTGAAAAAACAGCTAATTTTCCATCTCAAGAACTTATAGGGGAAAAACAATATATTAAACCTAGAGAGACTAGaagcaaataataaaaagcagaaataaatgaagaaaaaaggtaCCAGTATGCTAGCACggcattttttcccctaaattgtaTTAACTATTGCGAACTTATATTAATAACTATGCAAAGTAGAGAAGATAAACTTGTTCTACAAATAGAAACCAGAGAAATTGCTAGTAAAATAAAAACCCATGTCTCCCAATTGCCATTTCAGTGTATTGCTCATTACTAAGGTCATATTTTAAATGCTAGTCATACTACACTCCAGTGAATAAGTTATTTCTAATATAAACCAAGCCTCATAATAAAACTTCCACCAATCATATTACTTTCCAGATCAAAAGCTTTCATGCTTCCTCTAAAGAAATAGCTGAAAATCTTTAAGATTTCAAAATTCTACAGCATTGATTCTCAAAGCACTATCTGTGTGAGGATGAGAAAGCAACAAAGCAGAAATCTGTAGTTTTAGAAGGCATGTCATGTGAAGTAAAGCTTAATCTTGGTAGTGGGAATACACATAAGAAGATATACTATgggaaacagatttttaaaaagagaaatatttcccTAACCTACCTCTCTAGCCTCATTTCTTGTCATCTCCAGTATGAATGCTGCTCTGTGAATCTAGCCCAGGAGCcagcaaacttcttctgtaaagggctagatagtaTTCCAGCTTTTGCAGTCCATAAGGTCTCTGTTGTAATCACTCAACTCTACCATATAACAAAAAGTATCCATAGGCAATTGGTTAAATTAATGGACATGACTGTTTTCCAACAAAACCTTACTTATGGACATTGAAATGTGGCTTTTgtgtaattttcacatgtcatgcATAATATATCAttcttcatttgattttttttttcaaccattaaaaaatatatcttagtTCTCAGGCAGTACAAAAACGGGGTGGGCAGGATTTGACCTCTGGGCCAGAGTTTGCCAACACCTTCTCTAACCCAAAAGACATCATCAATACCAGCCATACACAAGGCAAAGAAACTGCTTAGGCTTCCCATCACTGTATTCTAAGttacctctcccagcccctggaatAGTCCCGCTTACTTCCACCTCCATGCCTCTTCTCTTAATTTTCCTGTCAATATACtctttcttctttgcctttttaacttcttttcctCCAGGTTTCACCAGAAATTTCAGCTGCTCAAAGAGGCCTTCTTGGTTATACTATGTCAATTTATCATTTTGAGAATGCCTGGTGAATAAATGTTTCATTCATCCTGGTAAGTACTCATGTTATATCTACTATTATAATCTTATGTAATACCTTACATAATATGTTAGTGCTTCACAAATAGGTTTTCTTACCTAAACTGTCTATTCCTAAAGTACACAGAGCCTATGTTATATTTCCTTTATATCCCAGATAGCAGTTAGCACAATATCAAAGCTAAGGTagattcttaaatttttaatactTGATATCACAAAAAATGAATCAAATAAggacaaaataactttaaaaagtaaaatcttagggcttccctggtggcacagtggttaagaatccgcctgccaatgcagggaacacgggttccagccctggtccaggaagatcccacatgctgcagagcaactaagcccgtgcaccacaactagtgagcctgagctctagagcccgtgtgccacaactactgaagcccgcacgcctagagcccatgctccgcaacaagaaaagccactgcaatgagaaggctgtgcacctcaatgaagagtagcccccgctcgccgcaactagagaaagcccgtgcgcagcaacgaagacccaacacagccaaaaataaataaataaataaataaaatacattaaaaaaaaaaaaagtaaaatcttagCAGGAGGGGATCACCTTTATTATTCTAACAGGTTAAGTATATAACTGCCACACTTTCATGCCCTGGAAGCCCTAAAAAATTTCTGAATTATAA contains:
- the FEM1C gene encoding protein fem-1 homolog C, with product MDLKTAVFNAARDGKLRLLTKLLASKSKEEVSSLISEKTNGATPLLMAARYGHLDMVEFLLEQCSASIEVGGSVNFDGETIEGAPPLWAASAAGHLKVVQSLLNHGASVNNTTLTNSTPLRAACFDGHLEIVKYLVEHKADLEVSNRHGHTCLMISCYKGHKEIAQYLLEKGADVNRKSVKGNTALHDCAESGSLDIMKMLLMYCAKMEKDGYGMTPLLSASVTGHTNIVDFLTHHAQTSKTERINALELLGATFVDKKRDLLGALKYWKKAMNMRYSDRTNIISKPVPQTLIMAYDYAKEVNSAEELEGLIADPDEMRMQALLIRERILGPSHPDTSYYIRYRGAVYADSGNFKRCINLWKYALDMQQNNLDPLSPMTASSLLSFAELFSFMLQDRAKGLLGTTVTFDDLMGILCKSVLEIERAIKQTQCPADPLQLNKALSIILHLICLLEKVPCTLEQDHFKKQTIYRFLKLHPRGKNNFSPLHLAVDKNTTCVGRYPVCKFPSLQVTAILIECGADVNVRDSDDNSPLHIAALNNHPDIMNLLIKSGAHFDATNLHKQTASDLLDEKEIAKNLIQPINHTTLQCLAARVIVNHRIYYKGHIPEKLETFVSLHR